In Candidatus Limnocylindria bacterium, a genomic segment contains:
- a CDS encoding DPP IV N-terminal domain-containing protein, whose protein sequence is MLLALMPAPAAAVAGFDSQFFGMSAFLNLSRGQTGQFVVIATNTGSTMWQHTTATQVDLAFCCPVTDSPNATWNNAWISNSHYATTTVDVPPGSNAFFVFNVTVPDSATDGAHAFAFETVLAATGAPLHPEGQFEVAIVASRPETTHIAVTPNPRTIEALPGTETTIVACIKDGAGTTITGSTDALGISNGSSGLTAVTTVTGATVTAISGCASFPTAATGNVGFDLLTIIDSTTTTLDPLKVLVKAVDTTPPVINVTGPATGSTLTSANVFFSGTVGNADRDLAQVTVKIYPGSAATGTPRLTRSVLRSIDGPNAFFSASAYLPNGQWTAKVEQRDSAGNVGSSVTTFTVAAPSVTFTPSAVDAGTTEFLVSGSGFPSAEFAGVSLVDLATLSTVTPACRTGSADCSSSGLVTLVSGAFTNAGYVTQSTQAAGAYGLLVSAFGTVAVSSQALIVGPAGSIFVQIANDANGNGVVDEGDPLVDAARIDAFAVVSGVRAAMPLFSVANDSRLILDNVPAGTYDVVETNAAGFVSVDAVPGVNATKLDNDTLRLTILRDLLGSGTFLDRRGSSLSGIAMCSGVPLVNGIVQLYSGNAFVAQATTNSSGFFSFSNVAFSQYTLKYITGGDVPVICGGAGAVLTTDGTSLTDAATPPIQLGNTNWVMAHDLDNVARANSLGAQASKISGANGVVWTIHEHLAETGQAAWFKVALPAGATAVVELSDLVANYDALFFGDIGSAFAQLTTTTDVLRVSAELGPNTLASPTGLDSPTGLDSPTGLDSPTGLDSPTGLDSPTGLDSPTGLDSPTGLDSPTGLDSPTGLDSPTGLDSPTAYVSAQQRTLMAVSALEGTANELIVRNTWDNAGFFYIRIRGRGGIFSLQKPFKLTVTQLPSVCDGVVRPPLTLISGAPGQPGGATVIRAQGSPTTIVVADLGRMVGTAAEKQALQTALIAFGNRPEVRALVLDVSMDARVAFANTSANAKLGCPFAKNLVAQEIKRLINSQRSAPTSSTPTQYVVLVGPDDVIPFFRYPDRTPFGNEKQFVPPVRDQSASQAALRLSYILSQDSYGTSLDVARADHTFPIFDLAVGRIGETPSEAKGLLDAYMGTTAGVTPITTRSLVTGYDFMADGARLVREQLDLFNVLPDPLNRTQKTVAVTKEGVTTTYQLINEPGSTPPWTADALRAAWLNERHDVTFLAAHFSDSLVQAADSTTVAMASELVTSPVDMTNAIIFGQGCHLAYNTVDRDGIQNVTRTTDWAQAAARKKATLIAGTGYQYGIGPEPTDPPGDLIDFGERLYLELAKQLRRGTLSGNVSIGQALIEAKKVYLGTVGSTMGTVHEKQLLETTLFGLPQLSINVGTDRYTPASDAVIPGITPGTELADVTITPGTLTPHGGYVSGRNGILSLPGQPILPLDISNVSNGTMVLRGVGFRGGDYTDFANFKPTVATPVTEQNGSLSLTYRSLVFTPTRLATVNYYQTLSGGGTNLFVTPAQFKSDNAGSSLGTSRQYSSVGLRLFYRSAPLVGGLAGPPELINVRARPDGDAVIFEVAVVGDPSVPIDGVWITYRRSTGPTTGTWSSKDLDHDTGPITTRWSKRILLTDLNVTNPAGIEFMAQAVNHAGLVGLATNSGNYYKPSGAVVTAATPKNPTSVTILPAPDTNFSGVYRGEATFKATLRQNVNGASQPLGGATLTFTLGGQRLSAVTVVTGGVAQASVTMRLFQRPATYNLAVGFDEDAGHLASSATAPFTLSPRPTTLTLAQPALSFPGGTTWSNVATLSMGTGIPFEQQTIFFVAIGTSGAGTGQTFVTSAPTSLLGKASITGFPLPVGKYSLTAYFASVVPLPGGLTYDARNPRYIGSSVTGTVDVTVPPGTIAFTSTRDGNTEIYTMNVDGSGVQRLTNNNKLDADPAFSPDGTKIAFTSNRDGNADIYIMSADGSGVRRLTSNSAIDALGNWSPDGAKIVFTSTRNGNVDIWVVNADGTGTPQRLTTNSAFDGDPSWSKDGKIAFTSTRDGNAEIYVMNADGSAPKRLTNNPAWDTMGSWSPDGTRIVFTSTRDGSARIYVMNADGTGQTRLTSGPGQDVTPEWSSDGKKIVFSSLRNLNFDIYVMNADGSNQTRLTNNPAIDILPDIY, encoded by the coding sequence TCGCCGCCACGGGCGCGCCTCTCCATCCCGAGGGACAGTTCGAGGTGGCGATCGTCGCGAGCCGTCCTGAAACGACGCACATCGCTGTAACGCCGAACCCGCGAACGATCGAGGCGCTTCCGGGCACGGAAACGACGATCGTCGCTTGCATCAAGGATGGGGCCGGCACCACGATCACGGGCTCGACCGACGCCCTAGGAATCTCGAACGGTTCGTCCGGCCTCACCGCGGTGACGACGGTGACCGGGGCGACCGTTACTGCGATCTCTGGCTGCGCGTCCTTCCCAACAGCGGCGACTGGCAACGTCGGCTTCGACCTCCTCACCATCATCGACTCCACAACCACAACGCTCGACCCGCTAAAGGTGCTCGTGAAGGCCGTGGACACGACACCACCCGTCATCAACGTGACGGGGCCCGCCACAGGCAGCACGCTTACCTCCGCGAACGTCTTCTTCTCGGGCACCGTGGGCAACGCTGACCGCGACCTGGCTCAGGTGACGGTCAAAATCTACCCCGGAAGCGCCGCGACAGGGACGCCGCGGCTTACGCGCTCGGTCCTTCGGTCCATCGACGGGCCGAACGCTTTCTTCAGCGCCAGCGCTTATCTGCCCAACGGGCAGTGGACCGCGAAGGTCGAGCAACGCGACAGCGCCGGCAACGTGGGTTCGTCTGTCACGACGTTCACGGTCGCGGCGCCGAGCGTGACGTTCACACCGTCCGCTGTTGATGCGGGCACCACCGAGTTCCTGGTCTCGGGTAGTGGCTTCCCGAGCGCGGAGTTCGCTGGCGTGAGCCTGGTCGACCTCGCGACCCTGAGCACCGTCACGCCCGCGTGCCGCACCGGCTCGGCAGATTGCTCCTCCTCCGGTCTCGTCACCCTCGTTAGTGGTGCATTCACCAACGCTGGATACGTAACACAGTCGACACAGGCTGCTGGCGCATATGGCCTACTTGTCAGTGCCTTCGGGACCGTCGCGGTCAGCAGCCAGGCACTCATCGTCGGGCCTGCCGGATCGATCTTTGTCCAGATCGCGAACGACGCGAATGGCAACGGCGTCGTCGACGAGGGCGACCCTCTTGTCGACGCCGCCCGCATCGACGCGTTCGCGGTCGTGAGTGGGGTACGCGCGGCAATGCCGCTCTTCAGCGTGGCGAACGACAGCAGGCTGATCCTCGACAACGTGCCAGCCGGCACGTACGACGTCGTCGAAACGAACGCCGCCGGGTTCGTCAGCGTGGACGCCGTCCCCGGTGTGAACGCGACGAAGCTGGACAACGACACCTTGCGCCTGACGATCCTGAGAGACCTGCTCGGAAGCGGCACGTTCCTCGATCGCCGAGGTTCCTCGCTCTCGGGCATCGCGATGTGCTCTGGGGTCCCGCTCGTGAACGGCATCGTGCAGCTGTACAGCGGGAATGCGTTCGTCGCTCAAGCGACAACGAACTCGTCGGGATTCTTCAGCTTCTCGAACGTCGCGTTCTCGCAGTACACGCTCAAATACATCACGGGCGGCGACGTCCCGGTGATCTGTGGCGGGGCTGGCGCCGTTCTAACCACCGACGGCACGTCGCTCACGGATGCGGCCACACCGCCCATTCAGCTCGGCAACACGAACTGGGTAATGGCGCACGACCTCGATAACGTCGCGCGCGCGAACAGTCTCGGCGCGCAGGCGTCGAAGATCTCCGGCGCCAACGGCGTGGTGTGGACGATCCACGAGCACCTGGCGGAGACCGGGCAGGCCGCGTGGTTCAAGGTAGCGCTGCCCGCGGGGGCGACCGCAGTCGTCGAGCTCAGCGACCTCGTCGCGAACTACGACGCACTGTTCTTCGGGGATATCGGCAGTGCGTTCGCACAACTGACCACGACCACGGATGTGCTGCGCGTCAGCGCTGAGCTCGGGCCGAACACCCTCGCGTCGCCAACGGGTCTCGACTCGCCCACAGGCCTCGATTCGCCCACGGGCCTCGATTCGCCCACGGGTCTCGACTCGCCCACGGGCCTCGATTCGCCCACGGGTCTCGACTCGCCCACGGGTCTCGACTCGCCCACGGGCCTCGATTCGCCCACGGGTCTCGACTCGCCCACGGGTCTCGACTCGCCCACGGGTCTTGATTCGCCGACCGCCTACGTGAGTGCGCAGCAGCGCACCCTGATGGCGGTGTCCGCACTCGAGGGAACGGCCAACGAGCTCATCGTGCGCAACACCTGGGACAACGCCGGCTTCTTCTACATCCGGATCCGCGGCCGCGGAGGCATCTTTAGCCTGCAGAAGCCGTTCAAGCTGACCGTGACGCAGCTCCCGAGTGTCTGTGACGGCGTCGTGCGGCCACCGCTCACCCTGATCTCGGGCGCTCCCGGCCAGCCGGGCGGCGCAACAGTGATCCGCGCACAGGGGAGTCCGACGACGATCGTCGTCGCTGATCTGGGTCGCATGGTGGGCACCGCGGCGGAAAAGCAGGCGCTCCAGACGGCGCTCATCGCGTTCGGCAACCGCCCCGAAGTCCGAGCTCTCGTCCTCGACGTGAGCATGGATGCTCGCGTTGCTTTCGCGAACACCTCGGCGAATGCAAAGCTCGGCTGTCCGTTCGCCAAGAATCTCGTCGCGCAAGAGATCAAGCGGCTCATCAACTCGCAGCGCTCTGCACCGACGTCGTCGACGCCGACACAGTACGTCGTGCTCGTCGGCCCCGACGATGTGATCCCGTTCTTCCGCTATCCGGACCGCACGCCGTTCGGTAACGAGAAGCAGTTCGTGCCGCCGGTGCGTGACCAGAGCGCCTCGCAGGCCGCTCTGCGCCTCAGCTACATCCTGAGTCAGGACAGCTACGGCACCTCCCTCGACGTTGCGCGTGCTGATCACACGTTCCCGATCTTCGACCTCGCCGTGGGTCGGATTGGTGAGACACCAAGCGAAGCGAAGGGCTTGCTCGACGCGTACATGGGCACGACAGCCGGGGTAACGCCGATCACGACGCGTTCGCTCGTCACCGGTTACGACTTCATGGCCGACGGCGCCAGACTCGTACGCGAGCAGCTGGACCTATTCAATGTCCTGCCTGATCCGCTGAATCGGACGCAGAAGACCGTCGCCGTGACCAAGGAGGGCGTCACCACGACGTACCAGCTCATCAACGAGCCCGGCAGCACCCCGCCGTGGACGGCCGACGCCTTGCGTGCGGCGTGGCTCAATGAACGTCACGACGTGACGTTCCTGGCGGCGCACTTCAGCGACTCGCTCGTACAAGCCGCCGACAGCACCACGGTCGCAATGGCGAGCGAGCTCGTCACGTCGCCGGTCGACATGACCAACGCGATCATCTTCGGGCAGGGCTGCCACCTCGCGTATAACACGGTCGACCGCGACGGTATCCAGAACGTCACCCGGACGACCGACTGGGCGCAGGCAGCTGCTCGGAAGAAAGCGACGCTCATCGCCGGGACGGGTTACCAATATGGAATCGGTCCCGAGCCGACAGACCCGCCCGGCGACCTGATCGACTTCGGCGAGCGCCTCTATCTCGAGCTCGCAAAGCAGCTGCGGCGCGGCACGCTTTCCGGAAACGTATCGATCGGTCAGGCGCTGATCGAGGCGAAGAAGGTGTATCTAGGCACCGTCGGCTCGACGATGGGCACCGTGCACGAGAAACAGCTCCTCGAGACGACGCTCTTTGGCTTGCCGCAGCTCTCGATCAATGTCGGTACCGATCGTTACACCCCGGCGTCTGACGCCGTGATCCCGGGGATCACACCTGGCACCGAGCTCGCGGACGTCACGATCACGCCGGGCACCCTCACACCGCACGGTGGCTACGTCTCGGGAAGGAACGGGATCCTCAGCCTGCCTGGTCAGCCGATCCTGCCGCTCGACATCAGCAACGTCTCGAATGGCACGATGGTCCTGCGCGGCGTTGGCTTCCGCGGTGGCGACTACACAGACTTCGCGAATTTCAAGCCCACCGTGGCCACGCCGGTGACCGAGCAGAACGGGTCGCTCAGCTTGACCTACCGCTCGCTGGTCTTCACCCCTACTCGCCTCGCGACGGTGAACTACTACCAGACCCTCAGCGGTGGTGGCACGAACCTCTTCGTCACGCCCGCGCAGTTCAAGTCTGACAACGCCGGTTCGTCGCTTGGCACGTCGCGCCAGTACAGTTCCGTCGGCCTTCGGTTGTTCTACCGCTCGGCGCCGCTGGTTGGTGGACTTGCCGGCCCGCCGGAGCTGATCAATGTTCGGGCACGACCGGACGGCGACGCCGTGATCTTCGAGGTGGCGGTGGTCGGCGACCCCAGCGTGCCGATCGACGGCGTGTGGATCACCTACCGCCGCAGCACCGGCCCGACCACGGGCACGTGGTCGTCGAAGGATCTCGATCACGACACCGGTCCGATCACGACGCGTTGGTCCAAGCGCATCCTGTTGACCGACCTGAACGTGACGAACCCCGCTGGCATTGAGTTCATGGCGCAGGCCGTGAACCATGCCGGACTTGTGGGCCTGGCGACGAACTCGGGCAACTACTACAAGCCCTCGGGCGCCGTCGTAACAGCCGCGACCCCGAAGAACCCGACCAGTGTCACGATCCTTCCCGCGCCTGATACGAACTTCAGTGGCGTCTACCGCGGCGAGGCGACGTTCAAGGCGACCCTGCGGCAGAACGTGAACGGTGCGAGCCAGCCGCTCGGTGGTGCCACCCTGACGTTCACGCTAGGCGGCCAGCGTCTGAGCGCTGTGACCGTGGTGACCGGCGGGGTCGCTCAGGCCAGTGTCACGATGCGACTGTTCCAGCGTCCCGCGACGTACAACCTTGCCGTCGGCTTCGACGAAGACGCCGGCCACCTCGCCTCGTCGGCGACAGCTCCGTTCACTCTTTCGCCACGCCCGACGACCTTGACCTTGGCTCAACCCGCGCTCTCGTTCCCGGGCGGCACCACCTGGTCGAATGTTGCGACGCTCAGCATGGGCACCGGCATCCCATTCGAGCAGCAGACGATCTTCTTCGTGGCGATAGGCACAAGCGGCGCGGGCACGGGCCAGACCTTCGTCACGAGCGCGCCGACCTCGTTGCTCGGCAAGGCGAGCATCACAGGTTTCCCGCTGCCGGTCGGGAAGTACAGCCTGACCGCGTACTTCGCGTCGGTCGTTCCTCTCCCCGGCGGACTCACGTATGACGCGCGAAACCCGCGCTACATCGGCTCGAGCGTCACCGGAACAGTCGACGTCACCGTGCCCCCTGGGACCATCGCGTTCACGAGCACCCGCGACGGCAACACGGAGATCTACACGATGAACGTCGACGGCTCAGGCGTGCAGCGGCTGACGAACAACAACAAGCTCGATGCCGACCCGGCGTTCTCGCCTGACGGCACCAAGATCGCCTTCACCAGCAACCGCGACGGCAACGCCGACATCTACATCATGAGTGCCGACGGCTCCGGCGTAAGGCGACTGACATCCAATTCCGCCATCGACGCGTTGGGCAACTGGTCACCGGACGGCGCCAAGATCGTGTTCACCAGCACGCGTAACGGCAACGTCGATATCTGGGTGGTGAACGCCGACGGCACCGGGACTCCGCAGCGGCTCACGACGAACTCCGCCTTTGATGGCGACCCGTCCTGGTCGAAGGACGGAAAGATCGCCTTCACCAGCACCCGCGACGGGAACGCGGAAATCTACGTCATGAACGCCGACGGCAGCGCTCCGAAGCGGCTCACCAACAACCCGGCCTGGGACACGATGGGGAGCTGGTCTCCGGACGGCACTCGGATCGTCTTCACGAGCACTCGTGACGGGAGCGCGCGGATCTACGTCATGAATGCCGACGGGACCGGCCAGACGCGGCTCACGAGCGGGCCCGGCCAGGATGTCACGCCCGAATGGTCGTCTGACGGTAAGAAGATCGTGTTCAGTAGCTTGCGGAACCTGAACTTCGACATCTACGTGATGAACGCCGACGGCTCCAACCAGACGCGGCTCACCAACAATCCCGCGATCGACATACTCCCCGACATCTATTGA